A genomic region of Homo sapiens chromosome 4, GRCh38.p14 Primary Assembly contains the following coding sequences:
- the OTUD4 gene encoding OTU domain-containing protein 4 isoform 2 (isoform 2 is encoded by transcript variant 2) encodes MACIHYLRENREKFEAFIEGSFEEYLKRLENPQEWVGQVEISALSLMYRKDFIIYREPNVSPSQVTENNFPEKVLLCFSNGNHYDIVYPIKYKESSAMCQSLLYELLYEKVFKTDVSKIVMELDTLEVADEDNSEISDSEDDSCK; translated from the exons ATGGCCTGTATTCACTATCTTCGAGAGAACAGAGAGAAATTTGAAGCG tttatagaaggatcatttgaagaatatttaaagCGTTTGGAAAATCCACAG GAATGGGTAGGACAAGTGGAAATAAGTGCCCTTTCTCTTATGTACAG GaaagattttataatttatcgGGAACCAAATGTTTCTCCTTCACaagtaacagaaaataattttcctgaaAAG gTGTTACTGTGTTTTTCAAATGGAAATCATTATGATATTGTGTATCCCATAAAGTATAAAGAAAGCTCTGCTATGTGTCAGT CTCTCCTTTATGAATTGCTGTATGAGAAGGTATTTAAAACTGATGTTAGTAAAATTGTGATGGAACTAGACACGTTGGAAGTAGCTGATGAAGATAACAGTGAAATATCAGATTCAGAGGATGACAGTTGCAAGTAA